The stretch of DNA AATGGTGTGGGGTTTACAATTCTGGAACATTTTTGTCATTTTCCATTTTGCTGTCCCACTCTCCCACAGGATATCCAGTTTCTCAATTTTGAACCTGAAGGCTATACCTGTCATTGTGGCCAATGGTGGCCGGCGTGGACCACGGACCCAGAGGTGTCCTCCTACCTGGGCTACGGCCCCCCAGCCTGCTGTAGCCATACACAGCAGCAATGCCTCCACTACTGAGTCTCCTGGTGGGAGGGGGTCAACGTGATCTCCTCAATACAGCAAACAGACACTCTGCCAATGCAAAGCAGGCCTGAATAGACAAGTAGACCCGCTTTTTAAAACAGCCCTCTGAAAATGTTGTCGTTTTGAGTTTCATATTGACTGCACAGTGGATAAATAAATCTATAATTTGCAAGACTGCATGCATTATTCATGGTAATGAAataagatagagagggaggttagaCTTACTTATTCTAAACACTTGTGTATACAACTGCTAAAAATGAAATGACAGACAACTGTTTAAATTCAATTTATTAGGGACATTACTACAAAGGAAGAAGTGTGTACAAAATGTGATCAATATTGTACAGTAACAGTGCGTGCCAAATAATACACAGTGCAGTGCTTTTAAACACTTAAGTACTTTGACAGTTGTTGTAACATTCTCAACTGTACTACTCATATTAGACACTCCACGCAGTGCAAATTCCAGAAAAAGAAATTCTGGACTTAATTGTACACATGAAATCAGTTGCTGCACAATCCTATGGGAAACATACTAGTTTTAAAGATAGGTTTCAGAATGATTGAATTTAAAAAACCTAGAGTCTAGGCTGCATAGAAAAACGAGGCACAACATACCAAACATACATTATAAAGAATAAAAGGATCAAACCAGCATGCCAAGAAACATCAGTCCAAACATTCAACACGTAATATAGCAACCTCCCTGAGATTCACTGGGATTTATTCCTGAGGAGTTGAAGCTGATAATGCCTTATTGCTAACACACAGGCTTGTCTTTTGATCATTGATGTGATAGACCCATTGACGCTGCAGAGGGCAGCATCGTTTTACCCACCTTCTGCTACAGTACATATCTCCTGCTACTCCTgcaattatgtaaaaaaaaaatgtgctgcAATTTAAGAAATCATCCCAGAAACACCTGCTGATTAGAATACATTCCTCCCCATGCTGGCTTGGAGGACACAGGCCCTGTAACATTCTAGAGTGGAGGTTCCAAACTCCAGGCTTCGAGTATCTCAAACAGTAGACTTTTGTATTGTAGCCCcagtcaactaatcatcaggcccTCAAGGAGTTGAATCCCCCCCAAATTTACCAGAGGCTACAGCAAAAATGTCTGCTATTGGGGGGGTACtccaggactggagttgggaaccccTGGTCTAGAGTGTAGTATTGTATCTAACACACCATTTTGAGGTCGGTGTGCTGGTGGATTGGGGTGCTGTAGCCGGAGTCCCAGTCCCTTTCGAACACGGCCTGTAGTTGTGCCTGGACCGTAGGCTCCACTGACTGGGCAGCCGTTTGGTTCACCACCAGAGCCGATCCAGCAGTGTTCACAAAATAGTCTCCAGACCAGTTAGAGGTACCTGGTGATCAATGGGAAACACAATAACGTTGCATTTTATAGTGCATGGGATCTGACTTTGTAGGTTGTGCATAACGTCTGAGAAGTTACCTCTGGTTTTAACATCAGCAATTGTTGATTGGCATTATACAGTAGCATGACTGGTGCACGTGTTATCTAGGAGAGAGCGGAATCACCTATGTAGGCGACCTTGTCCGTCACCATGTACTTGTTATGGTTGACCCTGGCAAAGGGGATTTCTTTCTGCTTGGGATTGGCTGGCACAACAAAGAGTTTCTGTGAAACAGTGAAGAAGAGTTTAATATTTAACAATTGCTCTTGTGGAGGACGTTACCATATCAATGATGATAAGTAAAGTGCATGAGTAGCGAGAGGTCCTACTCACCACCTGGACATCCAGCTTGGCCTTGGGTTTCTGCATTGAATCCAAGGCTTTCAGGAAGGGGATCATGACAGGCGAAGTGCTGGCCCAACAGCTGATGAGCAGACGCACCTTCACCCGCTTCTCGTATGCCACACGTCTGATCTGAGTGTCAATTTCTGCCCAGTACCTACAGAGTGCGCCACACAGAGGGTTAGGCCAGAGTCATATGggcaaattattatttttgtagAAAATggttatctttatttaactaggcaagtcagttaagaacaaattattatttacaatgatggcctaccccagccaaaaccatccgacgctgggccaattgtgcgcctccctatgggactccaatcacggccggatgtgatacagcctggattcaaactagggactgtagtaacgcctctggcactgagatgcagtgtcttagaccgctgcgccactcgggagttctAAGCCTTGTGTGCTTTATTCATTATAAACTGAATACATATCATAAACTTTGGTGAGGTTAATACATTAAAATAGAAGGCTGACCGTTTGGGTCGCGAGAACTCCATGGTGGGCAGGTAGTTCATGACAGCGATGTAGATAAACTCCTGTGCGTCCTCCATCACACTGAGAATAGACTGTAGGTCTCCGGTCCTCCCAGCAGCACAGAAAGATGGTGGAGAACTCTGAAGGTACAGCACAGTCAAATTAAGTATAGTAATATGTCTAACATAGGACCAGAGTAAATGAAGATGGGGAATTCCATAACGAGACTTCACAAACCGgtacaatttgtattatatgaTTCAATTATTGGATTATTGAAAATGTGCACGTTTAGTCAATTCTTACCGTCAGATACACGTGGGAAGCTGTGCCGTTGAGTGGTAACTGCAGGGGCGAGTCCTTATTGTAAAGAGTGTTGAAACTGCTGGGCCAAGGGGACGGGATGGGTGTGTCTTTTTGCCCAAGGTACCAGTAGGCCTCGAAGATCTTCCCCAGGTCTGCAGCcaagcagctgcagttgtacacCACAGCCCCCAGCTCCTTCACCTAAACAGGACAACAGAGGACGGACTGAACCAAA from Oncorhynchus kisutch isolate 150728-3 linkage group LG15, Okis_V2, whole genome shotgun sequence encodes:
- the LOC109905463 gene encoding phospholipase D3, translated to MISDIPYEKMCNVESRREESCRKAQMYYRCLMGLTGVVSLLLAAVFLQTLLLPVVNSSPNKPGFQLLLPLTDTCTDPCKIVLLESIPEGLEFNSSVTNPSIYQAWLNLISEARSSVDIASFYWTLTNKDTGSHEPTADKGEDVLNRLAQVSGKLSVRIAVNTPTESQHHEDLNLLQSSGADVRAVNMRDLTTGVLHTKFWVVDKKHIYIGSANMDWRSLTQVKELGAVVYNCSCLAADLGKIFEAYWYLGQKDTPIPSPWPSSFNTLYNKDSPLQLPLNGTASHVYLTSSPPSFCAAGRTGDLQSILSVMEDAQEFIYIAVMNYLPTMEFSRPKRYWAEIDTQIRRVAYEKRVKVRLLISCWASTSPVMIPFLKALDSMQKPKAKLDVQVKLFVVPANPKQKEIPFARVNHNKYMVTDKVAYIGTSNWSGDYFVNTAGSALVVNQTAAQSVEPTVQAQLQAVFERDWDSGYSTPIHQHTDLKMVC